In Molothrus ater isolate BHLD 08-10-18 breed brown headed cowbird chromosome 26, BPBGC_Mater_1.1, whole genome shotgun sequence, the DNA window aaacagccCCCTCCCAGGCAAAGACTCTGCAAGCTTTGGCTGCAAGGAGCACACAGAGGGCTCTGTTATCAGGACCTGCAGTTGGGTACAATCACCAGGCTGCAGGACAAAGCCACaacacagggcacaggctgcaATTCACAGCTAAACAAACCCAGGCAAACAGGAGACATCAACATCAGCAGAAGGTTAAACTGCAAAAATTGAACTGACACCAGTGAGGCCTGGTTGCCAAATCTCCTTTTAGAAAATCAGCCAGCCCCCAGTAACCAAGTTAATTACAGGAGTTAATTAGGTACCACCCTCTTGTTTATGCCAAGAGCAGTCTGAAGAGATGCTTGCAATGATTCATTCTCATTTTATGAGCAATTATTTAGACAATTTGAAGcaattgaaatatttattctgtgtGATTTGGTTCATCATGGAAGCACAAGCCTGAATTCAGGTGCAGAGAATACTGGAGGTAAAAGGagaaatacaagaaagaaaGTAATCCTGAAACCACACACATCAGCAGGCAAACCCTGCAGCCCAACCACCACTGCTGCCTTCTGTCTGGAGGTGGAAATTCTGCAGTTACCTCAAGTTCTTTCAATACCTTTTCTTATAAGAAATCCCTTTTCAAtacacagaagaggaaaaaatccctACATTTACGTTTTGCTCAGACAATTTTagtaacaaaaccaaaaattccaATTCTAGATGGTAattttggtggtgttttgtaAGGGTTTTCCAGACTCCATTAAGccaattaataattttttaataggCATTAAAGCCAACAGTATCCACTTGGTAACAGTGGAActccagcagggagctctgccccaTCAGTGCAGGGTCTCTCTTTAGTTTAAATAAGGCCATAATTTGAAGGCACATATTTAGTCAATGAATCATGGAGAAGCTAAAAAGGGAAAGCTACCATTACAGCAAAATGGTTGAGGATGAACTGTATAATATTCCAGTTCATCACATTTTCATGTGCATTTCCACTGCTGCATTCCTCAGAGGGAAAGATTCCAGCTGCTCCCGCTGCTCACCAAGCAATTCTCACCACCAAAGTAGAAATGTGCCACAGGTACTTGGTCTCTGAGATTCCACACCAGAACTGCCAGTGACCATCCCCAAAAGAGACCAATCTGTCCAGTCAGATTGAAAACATTCAGCAATTTCAAAATCTTCAGTTATTACCAACCTTGATTTCCAAAGCCAGGAATTTCCAGCAAATCAGGCTACAGGGACACTTGAAAATTTCCCAATTAATAGGTAAGGCAAAGTTCCTTGTCCTACCTAATGTCATAAGGACAGGTGCTGTTAATGGAGCAgaattgattttaattttttccagtatttcagGCATTTGTAGATTACCTGAAAATCACTTCAGGTTCCAGTTACACGTCAGTGTTTTCCTTGGTTATAAAAAAATTCAGCTGGACTAAACAACTTTagatctttgcttttctttaactAAAAGCCCTTGGATTTTCTGCTCCAAAAGGAGGAGTTCTGAATGGACCACACAAAAATTACAACACATTTGTTACTACTCTCTGCAATCAACCTTGCAGGGAAGTTACTGCCCCAGAGTGCCTGACAAAGGAGAAGCTGGGCTGCAATGTagtgaaacacaggaaaagtcAAAGAAATCCCTTTGGGTACAGGCAGTTCCTCCTCAGTTACCTGCTCCTGGGGCCCTGATCCCAATCCCCACCCTAACCCAGCCACTTCCTCTGAATGACTCAAATTCCCATTAAAACAGACACAATCTCACCTCAAAACACAGGCATCTTATCAGGCCTCCCAGTGATGTTACCTCTACAAGTGTGATGTCACAGATGCACATGAGAGCATGATTCAGAAAATGTGGCCCAGCTGAGGAATCAAGGAAAAGCAACTGAAAGGCTCAGAGGTAAAGAATGCAAGACAAAACAACTTTGGGGGCCATTCTGCCACCTTTTGtagttttcttaatttttttccttaacaggACTACAGCTGtcaacaaaggaaataaaagtttcaCTGCTCTAATGTTGCATTTACACCGATGAGAAATGTTTTGAAGAAACTTTAGGCTGAACTTCTGGGTGAACAGAATGTACACATGTccaaaatagctttaaaaacacttttattgTTTAGTATCAATGGTCTTTATAGAAAGGGCAGATTTTTCTGGAATCTGCATTGAGTTTCATTTGGTAATCAGAGACACACAACACAATAAAGCCTTGATAAAAGCAACTCCAAAAAGCCACGTTTGAGTCACTTGATACACCAAGAAAACACAATATTCTACAGACAAAAcctttgaattttcattttgggAAATAAAGACATTCCTATCCTTCctattagaaaaataaaccctTATCAGCATCTTGGGCTTTGCTCCTCCTTGATATTAGCATAAACAGGCCTTGTTTCTTAGAAATGTGATAAACACCTTCAGCCTTCAAATTCCCAAAAAACCACTGAGCCAAAACATTCTGTTGAATCAGagtctttctctcttttccttgaCTGCTCAAATAGCCAAATACTGTTGCATTTTTTAggaattcttcctttttaaaagccTAGGATATGCAAATCCTGCCCTTTGCCCTTGGAGCTGAGGAAAGGCCATATTTAGCCTCAGTGTGCATGTGAGTCAAACCCGTTATTCATGCACAGGATTATTCAATGTTTGAATCACTGTGGGTCAGAAAAGTGCCTGCACTGAGTATCCCTTCCTAGGTGAACCTCCTTTAAATCTTGCATCAGCTGCATTCGCTCTTCCTAAATTATTCAGTTCCTTGGGCGTTTTGGGTTCCACAGAAAAGCCCAGGCCTGGGAGTCCTCCCCCTGGGAATGGACAGTTTGTGCAggcagctgtcactgcaggagctgcaacATTCAACTCgtgaaaaagctttttggtGAGGCAAATGTTCAAGCACggtaacaaaacaaaacaaaaagtccCAAACTGTACAGTTCTACAAAAGACTTTGCATTACTGCAGTAACTCCCGAGTTTTATGTGAATAATTAAAGATTAAAGATTGAGGAAGTGGCCTCGGATGCATCATCCTGAAAAGCACAATGTTATTGCATTTCAGATCTAGGGCAGGCAGAAAACCCCATAGCAGtgcaaagacaaaaaacccaagatgaactattttctaaaaaaaagcCACAACGAATCTTGGAGCTTATATGAATATGCATTAAAAGCTCCCCAAGCTGCCTCCCCTACATTAAATAGATTTGTTCCTGACAAGATCCTGAGTTAAAGTCACCCAGGGCTCCCTAAAGCTCGCTGGGTGTGACACCAACATCCTAAACCGGAATGCAAGCTTACCCCACGCTGTTACTTTAGGGCAAGTTCTTCAGCCCTGGATTCCAGCTAACAGGCCTGGAAATCAAAGAGCTCCTAATTACCCATGACAAACTTATTTGCAAACAGCTTGGCAGACGCACCGATACCGATCCACCTCTAGGAGCACCGTGGGAGGATGCTGATGACATCTCTGAAAGGCTAATTGCATCTGCCAGGAGCTTGAGATCATCTCCAGCCCTTTGCTCCACTGCCACCCTTTTCCAGAAGGTGAAATCAAAGAATGCTGAGCTCGTTTGCACCCAAAGCGCTTCTCGCTTTTCACAAACGCGAATTGCAAATAAAGCTGGGCGAGAATTTTGCCAAAATGCTTACAGagtaacagaaaacaaagctaaaaCGATACTGGGAATTCATCTTCCACCAGGATCACACATACCTGTATCAGACCGATGGCCAGAATTGTCATGAGTCAGGAGAGTAGTCTGATACTTTTCGTCTAGAAACATGTAACAAAGGATGTTCCGAGCTTGCAAAAGTTTTATTTCCCAGAGATTGCAAAACTAAGCTTGCCAAAAAGACAGAGCACTATCGACATGCACACAGCAAGAGGCACGATTCAAGTGGGCAATGGCAGTCACCAGGATAAAGCACGatctcagcacagcagcaacaCCAGCTGTCAAGAGCTGCTCAAAAATAAcacaaagaaaccaaagaaCCCTGAGAGCTTTAACGATTTTTTTTGTAAGATCGGGAGATACGTGTCTGAAAAATTACAGGCTGCTCATACCGAGAGTCAGAGACATCAAAGAACACTGAAAAATCACAAGCAGGGGACGTAAAAAAACAGGAGCTGGAAGCAACACCGTGCCCTGCTCAGCGGGCAGGCTCTGCCCGAGAGACGGGAGGCACAGCCGGGCTCAGACActtcccttcccctgggcaCCGCCAGCTCCTCGGGCATGACTGAAACAAAGTTTATCAGCATCTACCcgtgcctggcacagccccaccgAGCCCGGAACCCCCACCgagcccggcacagccccccggagcccggcacagccccccggagcccggcacagccccaccgagcccggcacagccccccggagcccggcacagccccccggagcccggcacagccccccggagcccggcacagccccaccgagcccggcacagccccaccgagcccggcacagccccccggagcccggcacagccccaCCGAGCCCGGAACAGTCGAGCTCCTCAGGGCGTCCCGGGGAACCGCTCCGGCCCCGAGCTCCTCAGGGCGGCTGCCCCAGGCTGGAAGTGACTCCCGGGCTGGAAGTGACCCCCAGAGAGCCCCTCCGACCGGACCCTCCCACGCTCCCTCGCATCTGCCCCGAGGCACCAACCCTCCCAGATACCCTCAGAGCCGCCCCGGCCGCCCACAGCGCTCGGTGCTAGACCGGTCGCTGCAAGGCACGGCCACCACAGCGCTGGGTAGCCCATAGCCACGGAACGGGAGGTTTGCGGAGCCGGGGGAAGAGGAGCGCGGGGCCCGTTACCTGCGCCGGTGTCGAAGCGcggccgcccggcccggccccgccgccgccacaGGCCCCGCGCGCGCCACTTCCGGGTGGGGGGGGCCGGGGCGCGCCCATTCAGCGCCGCGCTCGCCCCGCGCATGCGCAGCCCCGCGGGTtggccggggccggggggcgcgAGGCGGCAGCACGGCCTGAAGGGAGTGGGAGGGGAGATGATCCGGGGGATCCGGGTTCGAGCCCCGAGCCCGCTTCTTCCTGCCGCCGCGGTTGGgcggtggcagcagcagccaggtgctatctgtctgtctatctgtctgtctgtctgtttgAGGCAGCGGGGGTGGAGTTTTGTCAAAACCGAAGAACCCTGCCGCTGCGGTGGTTGTGGGGTGGCTGGTGCTCGGTGTGTCAGAGCACTGGGGCACAGTGgtgcacagaatcacagaattgcttgggttggaagggacctctgcaGATCACTCAGTCCAACCCCTGGCTCCACCTGGAGCAGATGACACAGGAACGCGTCCCTCCAGAGAGGGAAATTTCAcatcctccctgggcagctgttccagtcCTTGGCCACCCTTAatgtaaagaagttcttcctcatgttgagggGTTCGTCTTGTGTTTTAACTTGTGCCCATTactcctcatcctgtcactgggcaccactgagcaATGGCACCATCCTCTGCACACCACTTAGAGTGATATATTTATATTCTCTCAGCCCTCTCTTCTCTGGGCTAACCAGGCCCAGCTCCAACAGTCTCTCCTCCTCACAGAGATGCTTCAGACTCATGATCTTTGTGGCCTCCGCTGAATTCTCTCCTCTAGCCCCTTATCTTTCTTGTACTGATGAGTCCAGAACAGACTCCACCAGCTAAAGCTACCTCCCACCAAAGGCCTGAGGCAAGGAGTACTTTTAGGGCTAGCCGTGCTGCAGGAGTAGCCAGACCCTCTTTTATCTCTTTATTGAAAAGCAGCGCAGCCCCCAGGGCTCGTCTCATTCCTCCgcgccgccagggggcgctCTGCCACCCCCTCACCGCTCCCGCCTCGGCGCGCGCATGCGCGGTGATTCAAACGCGATGGCGGCTGCGGCGGCTCTGGGCTGAGGGGGAGCGACCCCCGCCCAGCCTCTCGCCCGCCCGCCGCTGCCTCGGCGCGATGTCCTCGGAGGCCGGCGGCACGGCGGCGGCCGGACAAACGCCTAAAGCTAAGCGGAGAGGTAGCGTGGGGTGAGGGCGGACCCGCGCTGGCTGAGGcgggagcccggcccggcccggcctggcccggcccggcccggcccggcccggccgagGGGGGACCCGACCTAAGCCGGGGACGGCCCGCGGTGGGCCCGGCTGAGCTCTCTTTGCTCTCTTTCAGGAGGAAGAATCGTTCAGTCTCGCTACCTGCAGTTCGATAAGAAACACAGCAAGAAGGCGCCGAAACAGCCAAGCTCAGGCGTCGCTCAGCGAAAGGCAGAAAAGGTGTGAGGAGCTGCTTGGACGTGTGGGGCTGCTTGGACGTGTGGCAGTGAggacaaaaaacccaaacaaacaaaaacaaaacccaaaacaaaacgAGGGGAAAAGCGCCTCTACTGGGGTTATGAAGGAGTTGTGCAGTGCTGCCAGGTGGGAGCTTGGGACTGTACTGGATGACTTGCAAAGCAGCACGGTGCCCTGGGATTTAGTTGTGTACTGTCAGCATTTAAGTTGAAGGTAAGATATTGCTGATTATGTTCTGTCTTagctgttttctttattttcaggaTGCTTCCTCAAGTTCCTCTTCATCAAATAGTTCTCTGCCGTCGTCTAGAACTATAGCAGGATCAGTTGTCTCTCAGATTCATGAAGCTTCTGCTAGTAAGTTTTACTAGTGTTTAAAAGTTATTCTTATGTATTTTCAACCTATGAAATTCTTAACAACTCTAAGGTATTGATATTTTATGTTAATTGCATTACTGATAGTTATTATTTGTATACATAGGAAATTAAGAAACTTGATGTGGGACTAAGACAAATCAGGTCCTGGCTCTGGAACTGAGTGATTGGGTCTTTCCTGCCTTCAGCACAAGGCTTTGAATGGTTCTTTCCCTATTCCCTCACCATTactctgcttttttatttcatctttctgTTAAACCAAATGGGAGTGACTGAAAATCTATGTCTGCAAAATCgtccatttttatttcttttgttattaCCAATGGTTCCTGTCTGGTATTACTGATAGTCCTTGGTTGTCTCCACAGATATCCAGTTATTGAGACCAATTATTCCCTAGTTTTCTGTGAACTGGAACCTCAAAGGGTCTCACTTTATGGGGTCATTAGAGAGTGAGCTTTAGCCATAATAATTTTCCATTCTGGCTGCAATTCCTGTTGGTAACTTTCTTAGgaaattcaagaaaaagaagtttttaagGCTGTTCATTAGAAAACAGGTGATCATTAGACATTGCTGGCAAGAGAGAGTGTTTCTGATCAGCTCCAAAGGAGCCTTGTCCAGGTGCAGTTCATCCAGGCCAAGGCCTAAGGGCATTTCTCAGGTCCTAGTGGGGTGTGAGGGGGGGGATGTGCCCAGATCAGCTTCCCTGAGCCTCTACAGCCTGGAATTGTGAATTGTGCTGAGCCTCATGCTCCTAGTTCTGCTTCTCCTGGTCTGATAACAGCTTCTTTCTGCAGGGGTGGACCTCAGCTCATTGAATCAGGCTGGTTTTGAGAAGGGTGACTTGCAGTCCACTTTGTTAGATGAAGGGAAAATGAAACTACCAGACCTTGATATTTCTGATATTAATGGTAAATTTCCATTCATATGCCATTtctgggttggggttttttttatttttaatgtatgtaCTGAAACTTGGGGATAAGAAATCGTTGTATTCTTGTCTATTGACAAAAGGATTTCAAGCAGAGGTACCAATACCTTTGGAGTTTAAATTAACCTTTTGATTAGTGGTATCTTCTGGGTgctctgtttttatttaaagtcaaaaagtaaataattaagTCAAAGATAAGGAATAAAGTTCTCTTGAGTCTTTGTTCCTGTAACAGGTGGGTGTCAGCCCTTCTGCAAAGTGGATCACATTTGTTTGTCACTTAAAGCTGAATGATCCATATCTGCTCATGAGTATAGCAGAGCCAGAAACAGAGCACAGATCTTTCTTACTGCTGCACACAAGAATTTTGAGATTATCTCTGCCTTTAAAGAACCTGGTGGTCTGTTGACCCACCCTATAGACCTCACAGAAGAGCAGCACACTGACTTTGTTGTTGTGATTCAGATAAAAGTGACCCCAAGAAGAGTTCTTACTCAGAATCTGCTTCAGATGAGGATtcagagacaaagaaaataagtgGAGAGACTGATGAGGTGAGTCTCACTGCTTACATTGGTAAGgatctttattttgaaatgaagaTTTGATCTTTAATCTGAATTGCAGCTGAGGTCCTGGGAGGATCTAAAGCCCCCTTGCAGAAGTCAGTGCTGGCAGTGTTTGGTGTGTTGATCACACAGACACCTGGACACTGACCAGGGCTTTCCTTCCTTACTTGGGATAAAAAATCTGTTCCCATTATTGCATCTCCTCAGGTGGATTCTTCTTGCATTCCTGCCCATACTCTTTAATTATATCACATTATCTTTCAGTATCTCCTGGCATTTTTGTTCTGAGAACAAACACTGATTCAGCCTAATAAAAAGGGCCTTATTTGTGGATCTCATTCAGTGTAGCACTGGAACTTCAAAATCTCTACCAGAATTATGAAAATCTGctgaaaatattacaaaagGTGGTGGAACAAAGAGATTTATTTAATTAACATGAGTGTTAAAAAACCAAAGTTTTATCATTGAGCTGTCTGTTGGCAGTGATGATTCCAGGCATGAATTGGACTATTAGTAATTAATTTGGTAATTAATTTGACCACTGATAAAACAATTGTTTAAATACCAGACTTGatgtaaaatattcttttcttttctgaaggaaaCTGATTCTTCTGatctgctggcagagctggaatcTGAGACACTACTTTTAACTTTCCTAAGAATAAAGGTGAGAGTTGGTCCAACATTTGGTGTCTCAGATAGAACTTGATATTGAGGAATTGTTTAATTTCTTAAATGCTTCCTGACCTGCAAAAGTTGGATTTTTGTGACTGTATATGTTTATCATTTGTAAAAACAGAAGACTTGCTGTGACAACTCCTAGGGTGGATTCAGTGCCAGTTTATTAAGCTAATGCTGGTTCTTAGGAATTAAGGGGGAGGCAGAATTTTTGGGGAAGAATGTGAGTCTGTCTGGAGTTGAGGGTTGTGGCAGTGACTTTGTTCCctcagtgctctgtgtgtgtattttccTTTACAAAAAGAAGCAGGGGTGGGGCAGGAGTCTTAAGAGGGTCTTTAACTCTGATTTTCTGTGCTTACTGTGTGAGGTCTCCTCTTCATTAATTGAAACTCTTTGCTCTGGTCTGAggcttggatttctttttcagaatatGTTAATTGCTCAGATATAGCATTGCTttaatttggaatatttttggGATGTAATAGACAGAAAAAAGGGTTGCCCAGatggaggaaaaagcagaaaaaaacttgTTAATGATGTgtgaagaaaagaggaaacaacAGGAGAAGCTCTTGGAGCTGAAACGTGAAATTCTGCTCgaggagagagagcagaagCTCAGTGAAACGTTAGACAAACAGGTGAGTTTTAATTAATGCTTCTCTGATAGCTACACAAACTTTATGAAGTACACAAATTTTATGAAGTAGTCCTTGATCCAGGGGAGATTTGTCTGTTTCTGTGGCCTGCAGGGTTACAATTTCATAATcttcaaggaaataaatatcTCCTTCCTGTTGAGATCTGCAGCACCTTTGTCCCTGTTGAGTTCCCTGGGGGacaggcaggaaggagaagctgcagctcctgggcaagGGCAGAGATTGcagaggctgccagggcagggttggGTGATGCCCAGGAGGTGAAAGTACCCAAAACCACAGAGCATTGCACACTTGGGCAGCTCCAGTTGTGGTCAGGGCTGAGATGCCACCCCTAAAGAGAAGTGAACTTGATTTGCCTTGTTTGGATGTGCTAGCCACAAGTAGTTCTGGCCTAATTGTAAGAAGGTGGGTTTCTAATGAATAATTAATGTTTGAATAAGGAATTTTCGAAACTGAATCTCGCTGCTTTTTAACAAATATGCATTGAAAAAATCAAACAAGGCTTTTGGAGGACACACTTGGTAATTGCAGTCAGAGGATCTGCTATCAAATCAGATATCAGATGTGTTGCCAATCTCTCTGAGCTACAGAAACAAGGGAACTGGTCCTgaggacagagaggaaaacacaaTGAACAGTTTGATAGGATTATTGCACCACAGACAGAATTCCTGTGTCAATAAGCATTTCAGAGTGGCATTTGGTTTGAGCATAGTATTTTTTGCAGTGAGCCAGGTGTGTATTACAGAGGTGCTTCTGGAGAGGTGTTGTTCAGTGTGTCTCTTGCAGATTGAAGTGCTGGCTCCCCTCGttgctgtgtgtgagcagtTTACAGAGCAATACAAAAACTTTGCAGCTTCCCTGGATGCTACAAGACACGAATTGCCCATAAAGAACATTCACATAGAAGGAGATAAGCAAACCTACCTTGGtatgaaaatttcatttctcaaaTTTGCTGTCAGTTGCAGTGGGtttatgctaaaaaaaaaaataaaatcctcacATTGTTACTGCTACATCTGCCCCTGCCTGGAGAAACTGTGTGTGCTCTGAGAGCCTGTGTGGGcactgggctgcagcagtgatCACATGTTGTGCTGTGTGTAATCCTTACCTCTGTGTAACCACTTAACTACACAGATTTTATCTTccagcagaggagaaatgaaTGTTTTAAGTTAGCTCAGTCTTCACTACACCTTCTTGAGCAGGTTTCTGTGTATTTTAACTGTGTTCATGGCATTCCTCCCCCTTTCTCATTCCTAAGTTGTAGGAATGCTCTGATCTttcttgtttctgtgtttgAGGGACAGACTCACCTGGGCAGACTTGCTCATGTTTCTTGCAGAACTGGAGCTTAAATATTATTGTGTGCTGTCTTGAATCAGAGAATATTTAATCAATCAGTGCATGCATTTTGTATTGAGGGCTGGAcaaaaagttacatttttgaACTGCTGGTCTGCAAAAAACAAGATTCTTAATTCATTTACAGTAGTCTTGCCCTTTAAGACAAATGAAAAACGTTTATTGAAGAACTTAGAATTCTTGTGAGAAGACTAGAAAGGAATAGGTGCATTTTTTTGTTATGAATGTTGAAGGAAATAGCTGAATAAATTTCATAGGGGGGGTACATGTCAACAGCAATACATGAAACTGGCCAGGGAACTTTGGGTGTCTAAAACTTGTTTTTCCTCTTACATTTCTGTTAAAAACCTTTGAGATACTCTAAATGAGAGCTTGATGAGTAATTTTAAtagcctgctgctgctgctagtcacaacagtgaaaaataatttggcttTCACAGTTTCATGGTGCTTTTGTGAAAGCTgaacaatatttttttgtaatctAGTTCACCTGTCTCTAGGTTACTCCAGCTGTTAATATCTTGTATTAACTGCTTCATTTTCAGTAATACCTTTAACTTCTCATGTTCTAGATGAACTGGAAAAGCAATTAAGGATCACACAGGAGCTTCTGACAGAAGTTATGCCAGACCACTCAGAGGATGGTGCAAAAGCACTTGGTGCACTGAAAGAGCTTCAAGAAGTGTCTCAGCAACTGAGTAAAGGGCTTCAAAGGTATCACAACAATTGGGTGGAAAGATTTGTTGACTAAAGATTTGGAGGAGAATCTATATCCCTTGCCAGAATATATccagagctcaggctggaggaggGTTATCTGAGGTAGCACTAAGTGTAATTCTCTTTGTAGCACTCATatttctgtccctgccctgcctgcagtcACAGGAGGGTTTTTGAGGGTGAGCCACCTCAGTGTGCCATTCTCTGCCACTTCAGCTGAGAATTTCACTGAGCAAGAACAGACTTGGCAAGTTTAGGTACGTAGGAGTggagaaaggagacagaaaagtGAGCTGCAGACTGTCCTAAATAACACCCCTGCAAATGTGTCATCCTTGAGGAGGCACAAGGAGCACAGAGAAGGGTTTTCTCCTCAACTGTTGTGACAACAAATACGAAGCATCCCTGGGAGGGTGAGGAAGAGATAAAGCATGACTAatgtccttcccttcctttaTTGCCCCAGAAGACATTAGAGTTCAAATCTTTGAAGATTAATAGACCATTAAGCCACTCAACTGCCTCATCTCTCCTCCTAGTTCTTactttggagaagaaaattcacattttacatttgttttcttctggtggGTCCATAATAGGAGAAAGATGCAGATATCCAGGCATGCAGTCTTTGGGCTGAAGCAGAATCATTGTCCTTCAGAGTCACTGATTTAGCTTCATGTGTTCCAGGAGCTTCTCAGATGTGCAGAACCTGTCCTTTGAAGCCAGTAAAGAAGTTTCTCTGCATAACCAATACTTGTGTGAAGAGAAGCATGGAGTAGATGCTGTGAAACGCTGGTATTTCAACTGACTTTCTGTAGTGTTGTACTACTGGGGAGGTACTAACTCAAAGCCAGCAGCCTCCTCATCCTTTGACTGCTGCTGTGGACATCCAACTTGCCCAGTTTTCAGtgaagccagcagcagggctgctcactGATACAGGAATTGGAGGGTGCTTCTGCAGCCTGTCCCACAGGGAGACATCGCTGCTTGCTTTCAATGGGGATTTCTGTGACAGGTTTGCCATCCCTTTCTGCCCTGACACAACTGAAAGGTAAATGATAAAACGTGTTATTCCTGCCAAATCTGACCTGTGTGGTAATTACAGCCTGAGCATTGGTTGCTCACTGAACAACTTCTGCAGGAACTCTGATTTGTCCCAAATTTCTGGATGTGCTGGGTGGGTATAAAGCACTTGCTTGGAAGGAGCCTGGTCACTTTAAACAAGTGAGAAGTTTTGGTAACTTCTCACTTCTTCTTCATTGCCTAATTGCCTtgtaaataaattattgaaattaCAAATGCTTTTGTATAAACCTGACTCCTCTTTAaggattttattgtttttaataataaagaCTATTCTCCACTGCTCTATCAGTAGCCTTCAAGTTTGAGTATGTTCACtgatctcctgcagcagcttctgttTCCCTCTGGCCCTCCTAAGGGCTCATACTGCACATTTCCAGTGCTGCACTTGCACACACCAATGTCCCAGTGTCCCATGAGCACCCCAAGTGCTGAGGCCACAggattgggaatggggagagaaaCCACAAACCTGCTCACTAAGTGC includes these proteins:
- the HAUS8 gene encoding HAUS augmin-like complex subunit 8, encoding MSSEAGGTAAAGQTPKAKRRGGRIVQSRYLQFDKKHSKKAPKQPSSGVAQRKAEKDASSSSSSSNSSLPSSRTIAGSVVSQIHEASARVDLSSLNQAGFEKGDLQSTLLDEGKMKLPDLDISDINDKSDPKKSSYSESASDEDSETKKISGETDEETDSSDLLAELESETLLLTFLRIKTEKRVAQMEEKAEKNLLMMCEEKRKQQEKLLELKREILLEEREQKLSETLDKQIEVLAPLVAVCEQFTEQYKNFAASLDATRHELPIKNIHIEGDKQTYLDELEKQLRITQELLTEVMPDHSEDGAKALGALKELQEVSQQLSKGLQRSFSDVQNLSFEASKEVSLHNQYLCEEKHGVDAVKRWYFN